The nucleotide sequence cttactGCGGAGAATCTACGCCCACGTGGCATCAGTCTCAACTGATAACTTATACAGCCAGttactgagaagacatctgttcttgacttcaagattctcaatgccaaggccccccctggtcctttggtcgacagatgatatcccatttggtgAGTTTGTATTTTCTCTTTAGCTCATCGCTCTGCCAGAAGAATCTGGATCGATAGAAGTGCAGcattttcctaacaccaactgggacttcgaagaaagacaataaaaacataggcatactcgtgagcaccaaaTTAATAAAAATCAATCGGCCTCCATATGGCATGactttgcccttccagcaactcagtttcttctcaaaccgatcctcgatacacttccattctctgtttgtcagcttacatggtgaatgggtatacctaagtacgtgAAAGGTAATGTCCccaattcacatccaaacaattgcctataagcctcttgtttgCTAAATGGtacgtagtactccctctgtccggaattacttgtccaTAAATGGATAAAAGTGAatatatctaaaactaaaatatgtctagatacatccatttatatgacaagtattttcggacggaggaagtactagctTCGCTTGGCGACCTCTCTACGTCAAacgagagcagcagcaacaacatcaGTTTTACTAACTTATATTATACATATGCATTAGCAGGATATTTCTGTAGATTTGGCTTGTTAAGCTAGAAGGAGTAGAACATTGTGCACGTCTCCGGAGAAGCTAGTCAGTAGCAAAGGGGTTTTGCAGTCAACCTACCTGGTACAGCTACAGTCAAGTAATGCTCAGAGTCAGCGCGTTAACAGCATGTAGTCACTACGCATGCCTACAGGCTACAGCTCCATCTCCACTGACTTGTTATTCGAAGCGACGGAAGCTTTCACCTTTGACCCGATCACATTCTAGTGGCCGCCCATgattgcagctcctgctcagctacGATGTCGAAGTGCACTCGATTGTATATTCAGACGTACGTACGCAAAGGCCACCAGGGCTCGCATATTTGGCGCGCAAGCAAAGAATACCAGAACGGGAGGCTGCTGCTTCTTCACTCCAGAAAATAAACCAAAAGAAATTGCGCCGACTCGATCGTGAGCTCTGGATATGCAAAGTGTGCTGGCAACGGCCAAGGAGGAGCCGCAGCACTGCACCAAATCCGTCCACCAACTTCTGCTGCCAGTTCAGTGTTCCGAGGTGCTGATGGGCGCTTTGTATCGGCGCAGGACAGTCTCCGCCTTTCCCGCTTTCTGGGCTGTAAAGCGCTTTTCCCTCGGTACCATGTAAGATTCGGCTACCAAACAGACAAGGAAGGCACACACAAATGCTTGCTTACTCGATCTCGTCTCATGCAGATTCTGGCCAGTCTAGTCAGCTTGTTTTGCTTTCAAGACGATCTTCGAAGGGCATCTTCAAAGTCAACCTGCAAAAATTCTCTCGCAGCCGTCCGCGGGCAGAGACGATCAATCCGCGAACTCGATACAGGAGGATGTTATCCAACGCTAACTGCATACATTTCAAACTGTATTTTAATTAATCGAACGAAATTTATGCAAACCGGACGATATTCATTAAATTcggatagaaaatagcacaaatcatccatacatagcatgcaaattaagtctagtacaacaatCTCTCTAACTCGACTAGATCCCACATGTCCAATAAGTTTTTCATGAACGGATCATGTCGTTCTCACACATACCcgccttcagcttcatccaacaacGTATGCACGTAAATGCCCGTCACTCTGTCCTGTGGTACACCACGGCGGCACATGTAGGCTACATATAACGCACAGTCCAATATTGAACGAATGAATCAATCAACAAGAGCAAGAGGAAGTAAAACTTACTATGTCATCCTCTGCCGCGTGCAATGATAACCTTTCCTTGAGCTGACGAACCACGTCGCAAAACTTGATGATGCTGACTTGAATAGCCTGCCAGCGATACGACAACAACCTCAAGTTGCGTGGTTGAATGATGTACATGTCTTAGGGCGCAATGTGCTTTCGTGCGTGAATCTTTTCATGCACTTGCTCTCAGGAGGGCTCCCCTCTGCTCCCGCCTATAAATCCGTGGATACGGCCAGCCACGCGTCGCATAACAACTCATCTTCCATCGTCGAGTAGCTCACCATCCTTCATATTCTAAAAACGACACACCATTTAAAAATAAGCTCAATGTCATTTGACCAAACACCTGTCGggcgtggtgtccgccatggaAGTCGTCGACATAGGGCGAAATACCTGGGTACAAATGGCTCTGGGGTGGGCAGCTCCATCGTAGGCGCGTCGCTGCTGGTTCCGGACGTCCGGCAATGGCCAGAGACATACATCACCGCCGGTGGAGGTGGAGGGTGCAGATGGAAAGCAAGGGAGAGAAGGGCGGAGTGGAAGAAACTGAGACCAGAAGGGGGGATTGGGTGGGCCAGGGGTGTTGAAGTCCTACGGGGCCGTTTGGATGGAAGCCAACGACAGCCCTGCCAAAATTTTGGCGTTGACTGAGGCCACAGGCGAGCGTTGGTGGCTGCCCAAATTTCGGATCTAGCCAAATTTTTGGTCACCACATCCAGTTTTTCATGCAGGGCGATTCGCCGGCGGCGAAATCTCCCGCCAAATAGTTGGCGCGCCAAGCGTTGGTAGGGCGACTGCGGGCGCCATCCAAACGGCTCCTACGTTTCGGTTGTCCGAACTCTCGCAAAGCTCACCCACTTTGTCTCTAATTTACGGGAGAAATCTTGTCTGGATCGCCTGGCAGACCGATACAGGTCGGTGTTGAATGGTTTTCACGGTTCGGATAGCTCGATCTGTACGGTTGCGGGAGGTTTGTGTGTCCACCTTAAAGATGCCCTAATAGTTCTTCGAAATGCTTCCATTTCACCTCTTTATAACCAATCCAAATGAAAGTTTAAGCATAAAATCTCTCACGGTTGGAAGAACCGCATTCCCCAAGGCACCAAACTTGAGAATAGAATAGCATTGTTTGGCCATACGAGTTTCTTCACTGCCTAACTCCCTGCTAACTGAAGGATTCGTGGAGTGCAAACACAGACAAGCCGAAATACCTACCCAAAAAACACACCACATGATTGCCTTGCGCAACATCCATCCACATGACCGAAACTGCACAGGAAAGGAACACCGGAATCTGATGCCCGAAACAATAATGTGTCCGCTACCTCACATCAGGTCCTCCCTTTTTTCCGCAAAAAACACACACCAACCTTTGTCACATTATCCCCTCGTTTTTTCCACCAAACACAGCACCAACCAACGATACAAAATTAGGGACAGAGAGGACAAATATTCATGGTTGAAATACTATGAACAGATTAGATATTCTTTCACCGTTTTTTTCACCGTTTTGTGAGACGGTGGTGCTGTGGAGGTGGAAAAATTCACCGTCTTGCAAATTGCTGTGGAGCCTAGGGCCTAGCCGTCTCGTCTCGTCTCATATGTACTGGCCTTCCTCCAACGGCCTGAAATATCTGAACCCGCCCCCCTGGGAGCCCGGGCTGTCGGCCTGACGGCAGCTGCATGCCTCCCCGCCGCGGAAGCCGAGGTGGCGGCAGAGGCAGACCGGGTGCGAGGTCGGCGTGTCGGCCGCCGGCGGGCCCACCGACAGGTCGAGGTTTAGGTCGGGGCACCGTGGTTCCCCCGTGCTCGTCGCGCCGCTGCTGCCGTCGTCGGACGACGACTCCACGACCGGCGGCTGCTTTGTCGGCAGGGCGAACATCGTGGGTGGCGCTGCCCTCGCCGGCACTGCTATGTGTGCAGGGCGGGATGCCGCGCCGCCGTCGACGGCCGTGAGCGGGCGGTGCGTGTGGGGGTCCATGCCGCGGGACAGGAGCTTGCGCTTGATGTGCGTGTTCCAGTAGTTCTTGATCTCGTTGTCCGTCCTGCCCGGCAGCTGCCCGGCGATCAGAGACCACCTGCACGAGCGAGCATTCCCGTCGTCAGCAAAGAAGTCATACTGCTGTATACGAAGAAGGCACGTCGACGAGGCCGATGGGTAGAGCGACTTACTTGTTGCCGAGGAGGCTgtggaggcggatgatgagctcGTCCTCGTCGTCGGTGAAGTTGCCGCGCTTGAGGTCGGGACGGAGGTAGTTCATCCAGCGCAGGCGGCAGCTCTTGCCGCAGCGGagcaggccggccgccttgggcagCGAGCGCCAGCAGCCCTCGCCGTTGGCCCTGATGTAGGCGACCAGCCGCTGGTCCTCCTCCTTGGTCCAGGCCCCCTTGTTGGTGTGCTCCTTCTCGCAGCACGGCGACCGCCCCATTCCGGCCAAACTCAGCAGTAACACCACGCGCGAGCTCAGGCCGGTGCTAGagcagggcagggcagggcagggagGAAGCGAGCTCTCTCCTGTTTCTGAGGCGGGAGAGCGGAGGCGGAGCGGTATATATGGCGTGGTGTGTGTGTTGGTTGGCCTTTTTCTCTGTCCGCATTGACTCGGCAGCATGTAGTGAGTTTGACGGGGGCGTGGTGGGGTGGGTTGGGTTGGGTGGTGGttgcgggagggagggaggcggtgCGGTTGCGGCGGTGGAGCCCGCGTGTTTTTGGTTCCAGCCCCCCTCTCGTACTTGGCACGTACCGCTACAGTTTGAGTTTGGTAGGCAGAGTTCGCTGGGCATTTTTAATAATCACAATCCACACACGTCGCTGCAAGGTGCGGGTACGGTTGGAAGATGTTCGCCTTTAAGAGCTAGCTAGGTTTAGTAGAAGTTGGTGCTCCGTAGAGTACTATTGTACTCCCTGTTAGATGGGTAGAAATACGGAACCCATTGACCGGCGAACAGTAGCATACATACACTCATATAGAGCTGGTACAGTACGAGTATACAGCACAACAAACACATCCGTAAATGCAAAAGAAATACATTTTAGCCACACATCAGTCAGGTGATTTTCGGATTCGGCACCAGTCGATTTTTGAATGAAGGAATGAGAAGGGAGGGCCTCGCCGGAGAGAAGCAAGGGGCTCGCCGTCATCAGCCGAGTATCTATCTTTGGGTTCTCGGCAAGGGTGGTGGTGGTGTGGGGattcgccggagaaaaagctcagcgcagggggggggggtgtggtatagagggatggccagggcggcgaAGGACCGACAGTGTGGCTTGGTTCCGAAAAAGGCGAGGCAGCGGGGGCCGGCGGTGAGGCCGGTGGTGGCTGACGGCTCAAGAAAGAAGATGGGTCGGAAGGTTGAAGAAAGACCGTGGGTCATTGATTTCGCATCCAACGGTTCACATAATCGACTGACCTCAAACCAAATTTTTTAGCTGGCTGGTTTCTAGCCGCACCCAAAGAAATACTACTAGAATGTCAATTCAAGCCAAGACAAGAATCTTCCGAATTCCACGTAGGTGGTTCTTGCAAAATTATGTGAGATGGATTTGAAAAGTGCTTGAACCGATCGAAGAAGCTTCTGCACGCGGAAGGAATCAGCAACAACCAACCGTGGTACGTGCGTATGCAAGCTTTACGGGCAGTAGGTGCACGACACCCTAGAGGAGGAAATCCTCTAGAAGGGTGCAATAATTTAGGACTTGGGTTAGGTGACGTGCATCTGGTATTCTGGCTACGAGTTTAGGTCGAGTTTGGTAGCAGCCCAGCCCAGCCTCGGTGGGCTAGCTCGGATCGGATAAAGAATCCGGTAAAGGTGTCCGCCACCCGGGTCAAAACTAACGTGCCAAGCTTCCCTTTTCGTTGGGAACCACTTTTGGTCGTACCGGGTCGGGTCCCCCGT is from Triticum aestivum cultivar Chinese Spring chromosome 1B, IWGSC CS RefSeq v2.1, whole genome shotgun sequence and encodes:
- the LOC123134403 gene encoding myb-related protein 308, with the protein product MGRSPCCEKEHTNKGAWTKEEDQRLVAYIRANGEGCWRSLPKAAGLLRCGKSCRLRWMNYLRPDLKRGNFTDDEDELIIRLHSLLGNKWSLIAGQLPGRTDNEIKNYWNTHIKRKLLSRGMDPHTHRPLTAVDGGAASRPAHIAVPARAAPPTMFALPTKQPPVVESSSDDGSSGATSTGEPRCPDLNLDLSVGPPAADTPTSHPVCLCRHLGFRGGEACSCRQADSPGSQGGGFRYFRPLEEGQYI